The following coding sequences are from one Solea solea chromosome 4, fSolSol10.1, whole genome shotgun sequence window:
- the zgc:100829 gene encoding SH2 domain-containing protein 4A isoform X1: protein MLQQILKDMYIDPDVLNALNDDQKKTLFLKMRQEQVRRWKEREEKLQEEHEEHEEHEEHKTTKPKRANSKSVSWLLGRDGDVSVLVIGDVDELTSKFICSGFGENKAQSHQSNSYLQTILKSRKSTEAVKSERENVVCKTRPGISVNVKEKHEATNTSLPLLVSVSERSSPSAAHQRELKSQLSICSSSPARVSPVNTRPGLADMRQSAPSVTSHCGTTTAATSSNMCSKEPQQSQESHADVAASEASRRAASGGAGASGRGRVAQLMKTFSVESSAQNQARGIKPPLPAKPNHLHVTSTPTVR, encoded by the exons ATGCTGCAGCAGATTTTAAAGGACATGTACATCGACCCTGACGTGCTGAACGCTCTCAACGACGACCAGAAGAAGACTCTGTTCCTGAAGATGCGGCAGGAGCAGGTTCGACGCTGGAAGGAGCGAGAGgagaagctgcaggaggagcaCGAGGAGCACGAGGAGCACGAGGAGCACAAGACAACAAAGCCAAAAAGAG CCAACAGTAAGAGTGTGAGCTGGCTGCTCGGCCGGGACGGAGACGTTTCAGTGCTTGTGATCGGGGACGTGGACGAGCTGACCTCCAAGTTCATCTGCTCGGGATTTGGAGAAAATAAGGCTCAAAGTCACCAGAGCAACTCATA CCTTCAGACGATCTTGaagagcaggaaaagcacagaagCCGtcaaaagtgagagagagaacgtCGTCTGTAAAACCCGACCTGGAATCTCTGTGAATGTAAAG gAGAAACATGAGGCGACAAACACGTCACTCCCTCTGCTG gtgtcagtgagtgagCGCTCATCACCCTCAGCAGCACACCAG CGTGAGTTGAAGTCCCAGCTCTCCATCTGCTCCAGTTCCCCCGCGAGGGTTAGTCCTGTCAACACGAGACCTGGCCTCGCAGATATGAGGCAGTCTGCTCCCTCTGTCACATCACACTGtggaacaacaacagcagccaccagcAGCAACATGTGCTCAAAGGAACCTCAGCAGTCCCAGGAATCACATG CAGACGTCGCTGCGTCAGAAGCGTCTCGGCGAGCGGCCTCAGGCGGCGCCGGAGCATCAGGGCGTGGTCGCGTGGCCCAGCTGATGAAAACCTTCAGCGTGGAGAGCAGCGCTCAGAACCAGGCTCGCGGCATCAAACCTCCTCTGCCCGCCAAACCCAACCACCTGCATGTAACAAGCACACCGACTGTCAGGTAA
- the puraa gene encoding purine-rich element binding protein Aa: MADRDSGSEQGGAATGPGFGSMHLATGGAGSASGLQHETQELASKRVDIQNKRFYLDVKQNAKGRFLKIAEVGAGGNKSRLTLSMSVAVEFRDYLGDFIEHYAQLGPSNPGMVQDEPRRALKSEFLVRENRKYYMDLKENQRGRFLRIRQTVNRGPGLGSTQGQTIALPAQGLIEFRDALAKLIDDYGVEDDPAELPEGSSLTVDNKRFFFDVGSNKYGVFMRVSEVKPTYRNSITVPYKVWSKFGNTFCKYAEEMKKIQEKQREKRACELHQQEEMQADDGDED, from the coding sequence ATGGCGGACAGAGACAGTGGAAGTGAGCAGGGAGGAGCAGCCACGGGCCCAGGCTTCGGTTCCATGCACCTAGCGACAGGAGGGGCGGGCTCGGCTTCCGGGCTCCAGCACGAGACGCAGGAGCTGGCGTCGAAGCGAGTTGACATCCAGAACAAACGCTTCTATCTGGACGTGAAGCAGAACGCAAAAGGCCGCTTCTTAAAGATAGCTGAAGTCGGGGCCGGTGGAAACAAGAGCCGCCTCACTCTCTCCATGTCCGTGGCGGTCGAGTTCCGCGACTACTTGGGGGACTTCATCGAACACTATGCCCAGCTGGGTCCGAGCAACCCGGGCATGGTACAAGACGAGCCCCGGCGAGCGCTCAAGAGCGAGTTCTTGGTGCGAGAGAATCGGAAATACTACATGGATCTGAAAGAGAACCAGAGGGGACGCTTTCTGAGGATTCGACAGACCGTCAACCGGGGGCCCGGTTTGGGATCCACGCAAGGCCAGACCATCGCTCTCCCTGCCCAAGGACTTATTGAGTTTCGTGACGCGTTGGCTAAACTTATTGACGATTACGGCGTGGAGGACGATCCTGCCGAACTGCCCGAAGGCTCGTCATTGACTGTGGACAACAAGCGCTTTTTCTTTGACGTCGGGTCCAATAAGTACGGCGTGTTCATGAGGGTAAGCGAGGTGAAGCCGACCTACCGCAACTCAATAACGGTGCCCTACAAAGTGTGGTCCAAATTTGGGAATACTTTCTGTAAATATGCCGAGGAGATGAAGAAGATCCAGGAGAAGCAGCGCGAGAAGAGAGCGTGCGAGCTGCATCAACAAGAGGAGATGCAGGCGGACGATGGAGACGAGGATTGA
- the zgc:100829 gene encoding SH2 domain-containing protein 4A isoform X2, translated as MLQQILKDMYIDPDVLNALNDDQKKTLFLKMRQEQVRRWKEREEKLQEEHEEHEEHEEHKTTKPKRANSKSVSWLLGRDGDVSVLVIGDVDELTSKFICSGFGENKAQSHQSNSYLQTILKSRKSTEAVKSERENVVCKTRPGISVNVKEKHEATNTSLPLLVSVSERSSPSAAHQRELKSQLSICSSSPARVSPVNTRPGLADMRQSAPSVTSHCGTTTAATSSNMCSKEPQQSQESHDVAASEASRRAASGGAGASGRGRVAQLMKTFSVESSAQNQARGIKPPLPAKPNHLHVTSTPTVR; from the exons ATGCTGCAGCAGATTTTAAAGGACATGTACATCGACCCTGACGTGCTGAACGCTCTCAACGACGACCAGAAGAAGACTCTGTTCCTGAAGATGCGGCAGGAGCAGGTTCGACGCTGGAAGGAGCGAGAGgagaagctgcaggaggagcaCGAGGAGCACGAGGAGCACGAGGAGCACAAGACAACAAAGCCAAAAAGAG CCAACAGTAAGAGTGTGAGCTGGCTGCTCGGCCGGGACGGAGACGTTTCAGTGCTTGTGATCGGGGACGTGGACGAGCTGACCTCCAAGTTCATCTGCTCGGGATTTGGAGAAAATAAGGCTCAAAGTCACCAGAGCAACTCATA CCTTCAGACGATCTTGaagagcaggaaaagcacagaagCCGtcaaaagtgagagagagaacgtCGTCTGTAAAACCCGACCTGGAATCTCTGTGAATGTAAAG gAGAAACATGAGGCGACAAACACGTCACTCCCTCTGCTG gtgtcagtgagtgagCGCTCATCACCCTCAGCAGCACACCAG CGTGAGTTGAAGTCCCAGCTCTCCATCTGCTCCAGTTCCCCCGCGAGGGTTAGTCCTGTCAACACGAGACCTGGCCTCGCAGATATGAGGCAGTCTGCTCCCTCTGTCACATCACACTGtggaacaacaacagcagccaccagcAGCAACATGTGCTCAAAGGAACCTCAGCAGTCCCAGGAATCACATG ACGTCGCTGCGTCAGAAGCGTCTCGGCGAGCGGCCTCAGGCGGCGCCGGAGCATCAGGGCGTGGTCGCGTGGCCCAGCTGATGAAAACCTTCAGCGTGGAGAGCAGCGCTCAGAACCAGGCTCGCGGCATCAAACCTCCTCTGCCCGCCAAACCCAACCACCTGCATGTAACAAGCACACCGACTGTCAGGTAA